Within Xiphias gladius isolate SHS-SW01 ecotype Sanya breed wild chromosome 5, ASM1685928v1, whole genome shotgun sequence, the genomic segment agagagaaagccaGTTTGGATATGTGCATGGAGTCTCCGGACCAGGTTggccaccacaaacacacacataggcacTGTCATCTGTATTAGTCTCTTCCTCCAAATTTCATTTGTAGCACAACAGAATTATGATAAAAGCCCAAAAATCTGAAGCAGGGGAGGCCTAAACATTTGCAGCTGAAGTTTGTGAGAAGTGAAAACTAACCAATTATTAGCTGTCTTCTACATTTGCTGCAGTGCACTTACAGGTTTCgtaaaaatgaacagtatttttcCTTTGAAAGGCATGACAACTTTGCATCTCTTCATGGTCAAAGATTATTTAGTTTTTGATATAGCTCACATGATAAACaggacaaactttttttttccaaaaacataaaatctgcATCTATGTAACCAGTATTAGTTTAAATGCATTTGGTTTCATGattatactttgtttttatttctagtGGTGACAGCTACAGCCATGGCAGGAGCAGCCATGTATGAGCTGGTCCGTGTCGGCCACAGTGAGCTGGTTGGAGAGATCATCAGGTTGGAGGGAGACATGGCCACCATCCAGGTCTACGAGGAGACATGTATCCTTACTGTTGAACAATGTCCATCCTTTTGTAAGGCTGCTATTATTATTCACTCTTTCTAACAACACTCGCCAGTGTTGTTAGaaagagttggtggagacagACCTCTTTATTCTGTAGGACAACTTGATTGAGTGTGTTTAAGTTATGGATGACTGTTTTtacagtgagtgagtgtgagtgagtgtgagtgagtgtgagtgagtgtgagtgagtgtgagtgagtgagtgtgagtgagtgagtgtgagtgtgtgtgagtgtgtgggtggtgttaaaactgttttcaagAATACAGAATGGTatactgaaaataacaatattaataataataaatgataacaaTAGTACGCATTTCTGAAGCTACATCATTCACTACATACAGCAGACACTAGTTTTAGCCAGCTTATTCggtacacctggctaaaactGTTAGATTCTAATACAGCATtcttgcaataaatcctaccttcatgaaggttataacgTTCAAGTTTTGCAGAAACTGTTTTAGAGGCTGCAATTTATGTTGCTGTTAAATGGCCCTGTGTTGTTTGTAATATTGTTCTACCTCATTTTTGTCATTGAGAgtagactaaatattagaaacaccttcCAGTGTTACACACTATAAGTCAACAGCTCCACAAACTACATCCCCAAAAATGGCCATAAAGCTGTATAACACAGTTTCATCAAAAACTGAACgctgtattatattataaatatggCCTTTTTCTTTGATAATCAGCCTATCTGATCCTTTTTACCCTTTTGGTGGTATCCTCTTTATGGCTCAGGCAACTTACTTGTATTTCCAAACAAACCAGACCCATGATATTATGATAGGTTTTTTACATAGTGTACATAATTCAAAAAGCTAATGACTTACATAGGCAAGCCTaacttttttggtttgtgtttaatggtctctgttgtgtctctttgtcatGTTGTATGTTATATGTctaaaattaagtttatataaaattattaataagaAATGGAACATTTTAACCATAATGAAGATAGGATTTATTATATTAGACTGAATTAATTTGTGCCTAATAAACTGTTAACTGGGTATACAGTATGCATTCATCTCACGCAGAAATGTATATTAGAAACAGTTCTAAACTCTCAATCCAAATTTAACGGATTTTCCTGAGCCTGAGGACAGCTGGTGTGTCTGTTGGAGATCCTGTGCTGCGGACAGGGAAGCCTCTCTCTGTTGAGCTGGGTCCAGGAATCATGGGGTCCATCTTTGATGGTATCCAGCGACCCCTAAAGGACATCAATGACCTCACACAAAGTATCTACATCCCCAGAGGTGTCAACATTGGAGCCCTCAACCGAGACCTCAAGTGGGAGTTTACTCCCAGCAAGAGCCTGCGGGTATGTGTCTTTGCAGACGTCAAACCTTTTTCTTGACATGTTGGAATCATTAGGTGAATTGGATTTACAAGACATCTCTTATCCTTTATCACTGATAGGTTGGGAGTCACATCACAGGAGGAGACATCTATGGCATGGTGTACGAGAACTCCCTCATCAAGCACAAGATCATGCTGCCCCCCAAAAACAGAGGCACCGTGACCTATGTGGCTCCTGCTGGAAACTATGACGTCACCGTGAGTTCAGCACACCTCCAGCTACAGCTCTGCCTTCAAAGTGACTGTTAGATGTTGCTTTGCgttaaaggtgtgtgtgtgtgtgtgtgtgtgtgtgtgtgtgtgtgtgtgtgtgtgtgtgtgtgtgtgtgtgtgtgtgtgtgtgtgtgtgtgtgtgtgtgtgtgtcaggacgTGGTGTTGGAGCTGGAGTTTGAGGGGGTGAAGGAGAAGTTCACCATGGTGCAGTTATGGCCTGTCAGACAAGTGCGGCCTGTCACAGAGAAGCTGCCCGCCAATCACCCGCTGCTAACTGGACAAAGAGTGCTGGATGCCCTTTTCCCGTGAGTCCCACATCCTCCTTTTAATCTTTTTACTCAAGACATTTTGAGAAGGTTTGCCTCATCAGCAACTTTGTTGTCCTGGAggcttttttgactttttttttttttctcttctcttctcttcgtGAAGATGTGTGCAGGGAGGAACCACAGCCATCCCAGGAGCCTTCGGTTGTGGTAAGACGGTCATCTCCCAGTCCCTGTCCAAGTACtccaacagtgatgtcatcatCTACGTAGGCTGTGGGGAGCGTGGAAATGAGATGTCAGAAGTACTGCGAGACTTCCCTGAGGTGGGTAGAGATACCGGTTGCCTTTTATACTCATTAGAGTAACTTTCAGGGTAACTGACATTGTTGCCACGCCAACAGCTGACCATGGAGGTGGATGGGCAGACAGAGAGCATCATGAAGAGAACAGCGCTGGTGGCCAACACCTCCAACATGCCTGTAGCTGCCAGAGAAGCCTCCATCTACACAGGTAACTGTGAAAAGTGGGAAATACCATTTGAAAGTACTCAGAATGCCATCTTTATCCAATCACAGAACAATAAAGTGTTTAAagtatacaacaaaaacaatcatgAATGACCTCATCACTCTCATTTTGTGATTGCTTGTAGATTAGCTGATATGAGCAGTGTGTACTAAttgagtttgtttttgcagGAATTACACTGTCTGAGTACTTCAGAGACATGGGATACAATGTGAGCATGATGGCCGACTCCACCTCCCGTTGGGCCGAGGCTCTCAGGGAGATTTCTGGTCGTCTGGCTGAGATGCCTGCTGGTAAGTTTGGAGTCTCCTGGAGATTGTAATAAAGGTTGAAGGCAGATTCAGGCCTCTGTACTGTATTTCTCGCACTGGGTcatgaaaaatggcaaatgCTGTTGTTTGCCAGTTTACATTTCTTCCCATGGCATCATGAGCATCAGGAGTTAAATTCAGGTCAGACATCAGATTCAAACTTCACACTGGATtacaggaaatggaaaaaaataattttgtataattCCAGTATGAAGTAGTGATCAGTTTCTGCTTTATCAAAGGAAGTAGAAGTGAATCTGTGAATTTCACAACACTTACACAATCTTCTGCTCGTTCTAACAAAGAAACCCCACTCTATTCCTCCATTGACTTCTCATATCAATGTCAGAAGAAACCACTCTTTTATTTACTAAAATTATAGGAAGATCCCGTTAACTGAAGATAAATCATAATTTacagatttttgtgtttgttgctgaCTTCTTACAGCTTAAACCTTTTAGCTAAGCCATCAAATGGCACAAAGTTGTATAAGGTGTTCTTCCAATTATAGCTGAAAGGATTAGAccaataattaattatttgattgaccaaaaataaatctttatcGATTTAAtagtttaagtaattttttttaatgccaaaaaTTAAATGGTtccagcatctcaaatgtgaatatttacagtgtatttCTAATATATGACGTCAACTCACTATTCTAAATCCTATTGCAAGTGTCAAATCTGtgctgaaaatatgaaaaccgTCTTCTTGCTAAATGCACCACTAGTCTCCTGTATGTgtaaatttttaatgtttgaattcCCCATTAAGTGAAGCTAGTACCTCTTTGTTTTCAAATGGGAAAGCAGTATGGCGGTAGAGTGTTCAACCGTCTTACATATAGGCAGCAGAAGGGCTTTcaactgtgtataaaaatgtggTATTTTTTGCATCTGCCCACAGACAGTGGTTATCCTGCCTACTTGGGTGCTCGTCTCGCCTCCTTCTATGAGCGTGCTGGCAGGGTGAAGTGTCTGGGAAaccctgagagagagggaagcgTCAGTATTGTAGGAGCGTGAGTACAGCTTTATACTATCACTAGAGGGAAACATTACTCTGCACATGTTTTGTGGACTCCAACTGGTGGCCCATaacagttaaatgaaaatatttgtttttgttttctcagcgtATCACCTCCTGGTGGTGACTTCTCTGACCCTGTTACCTCAGCCACACTTGGTATTGTACAGGTAAATTATGAAATTCCAATCCCACTGTCACTCTAAGTAAGAAGATCAGTTTTGTTGATTAAAGATGCTGTCAGTAGATATGTGACCATGCTTTCTTCTCTCAGGTGTTCTGGGGTCTGGATAAGAAGCTGGCTCAGAGGAAGCACTTCCCTTCTGTGAACTGGCTGATCAGCTACAGCAAATACACTCGGGCTCTGGATGAGTATTACGACAAGCACTTCCCTGAATTTGTGCCCCTGCGTACCAAGGCCAAGGAGatcctgcaggaggaggaggacctgGCTGAGATTGTGCAGCTTGTTGGAAAGGTAATTCAGCATAAAGTCAGTGGCAGCGGTTTGATCTATCGGTGAACCCTTTGATTTTAATGCAATTAGCTGCAAAGTTAGAAACATACTGCGCAAAAGATAGCACATACACTCATATTATGTATCTGGTTGTTCAAAAACCTAATTGAAgttgttatttattcatgttttttcgtgaatgaatgaattcataaataaagCAGCTGCTGACCTGATCCTCACTCTAACAGGCATCGCTGGCAGAAACAGATAAAATCACCCTGGAAGTGGCCAAACTGATCAAAGACGACTTCCTGCAGCAGAACGGTTACACTCCTTATGACAGGTAACATTATACCCAATGTAGCATGTACTCACTTACGTTTTGACCTACTCTCAAATTTATATTGGAAATTTTGGtgagaaagtaaaaaattaaacactacTGTTGAGTATTTTTGTCAATATAAATCTCAATTAGTCCTAAATAGGCATAATGACTTAAAACGTGTGCCAGAATTACTGATTTGACTTCTTGATAACTACAACTGACTTTTTGCACATCTCTTCAGGTTCTGTCCCTTCTATAAGACAGTGGGCATTCTCTCCAACATGATTGCTTTCTATGACATGGCACGGCACGCGGTGGAGACCACAGCTCAGAGTGACAATAAGATCACCTGGGCCATGATCAGGGAGCACATGGGAGAAATTCTCTACAGGATCACCTCGATGAAattcaaggtgtgtgtgtgtgtgtgtgtgtgtgtgtgtgtgtgtgtgtgtgtgtgtgtgtgtgtgtgtgtgtgtgtgtgtgtgtgtgtgtgtgtgtgtgtgtgtgtgtgtgtgtgtgtgtgtgaatttagtGGTGCGCAGAATTCATAAAataggaaaaaactgaaatctgtcagcagttttatttacatatttttccacATACCCGatgatgtgtaatttttttttttttaacttctgttttttattaattttcttattttttatttatgcaatCATTGTGAAGCTCTAAGATTcgaaatcaaaagaaaaaaagaaaattattttatttcaagcaTCCATCACTCTGCAGGAGTCCCAAAGTAAAAAGGTTGAGAAccaatgtttaaatatttgctaaactggacatttttattgccttttggcttattttcatattatattcttattttttaatatacatgAAGTCTGACTATAAATTAAAGGAAGAGTCACTATATCTTCTAGGGAATATTTTGAGTTTCAGCAAGTTTAGTTTGCTGAAATAGACTGAGTGAATTAGGACTTGAAACAATCATAGTTAAGCGGTGGAAAGTTAATTTTATGTAGCCATCTATAAAGGAGTATATACCCTGCAATGCTTTTAACTATATCTGATGCAATAAACCCCACCcgtcaggttttgtttttcattttaatctttgTTTAACCAGGTAAAAAGTTCTCTTTTTAAAGAGAGACCTGGTCTAGGGGGCTGCATAGAAACATTGTTACATCAATGTATATATAGACAACATAAACGGGCTTGGATGACTCATGTCACATGCTACAAAACAGTATAAGATGCATAATTAGTATGAGTTTccaaagcagcaaaataaagttaaaaacaaacaaaccaaaagtaAGAAACTCTGATAATTTCAAGTTATTCTGTATATCATCCCTAGAGGAAGGTAAAGtgtatttaaaagcatttttgtcCAAGTCCCTGCTGACATGAGGAATGAATATCTGCAGAGCACAGTGAGAATGCAGGCCATAGATCTTGCACAGAGTCTGCTCAGGTATCCTGTTCTCTGTTCACATTCTaagaatgtatttttgtgtctggGCAGGACCCAGTGAAGGATGGCGAGACTAAGATCAAGGCTGAGTACGCTCAGCTGTTGGAGGACATGCAGAACGCCTTCCGTACTTTGGAGGAATAGGCTCCCGGCTCTCACAAcctttccagtttttatttctgaccCTTCCACTGTAGAATCACATTCCACCTCCTCGTATTCCCAAATCCTGTGTGCTCCCCTGTGCTCcttttgttggtgtgttttttttttttttttttttttgtttttttttggcgcgtgtgtgtgcgcaattTCATGTGGagggaaaagacaaagatgtactgtattcattattatttgttgttGCCTCATATAGGCTTGCTCTGGATCCTCCGCATTGGcgttgattttgtgtgtgtgtgtgtgtgtgtgtgtgtgtctgtgtgtggatttagtgtgtgtatgaaggACGGATCTCTTCACcctgtttcttcctttctctgtttacatgatttctgtgtgtgtagccGTGTTGTTCAGTTGATGTATTGTAATTCATTGACCATCTGTACAGAAGAGTATTGAATATAAATTTAATAAGATCAGTCTATTTATTGCCAGCATTTTGACGTGAAGCctttgttgttctttctttttctttttatggttGTGTTTCATGATGTGCTGTGCTGTGTACTTTGCTGTGTGAATGTATAAGAGTTGGATTCTGTCGCTTTGCTATCCAATACTTTCATCATGTTACtcccaaagaaataaaacacgGGGAAAaagaatagtgtgtgtgtgtgtgtacgcgcaCATTGACTGGTTTAACCTCATAGTTTCTGATAATGCTGTTGAACTGGTCTCTCTGCATAACACTCATACTCTGGAGTCTCCTGCACCCTACCCTTAGTTGcttctttataaaaaataaattcaattattttagttagttgttgttttttttttttaaaggtctgagcttattttagtttttgcaaTTAATAAAGGTAGAGATGAACTAATGcgtcttaaaatatattttgtaattgttaataaaaaatagaTTCCATTAAAAGAGAACACATCGCACTGCAGCAGTTCATCTGAATACTTGCAATCAAAAAGTACATGCCTATAAATAGAATCAACCTGCCCTGGAAGACTTCCCGAATAAATGAAGGGAGAGGTCATTTTGGAACCCTCAACCAGTTAAATGAAGACCTGGGAGCGTCACCAACGAGGTGACAACTCCCTTAAGGTATGTTCACCTGGATGAGATGCACCTGCAACACACTCCACTTATAAACAGAGTTTAAGAGCTGCGCGGGACAAGCAGTGTCTtcctgggcttttttttttttttttttaatatctcgGTCACACACAGAGAATAGAAATCCTGGGTCCAATCCGTTCCAGGTAAGTGACTGACAACAACAGTTCTGTCTCAGGTAACCCGCATGCGGAGACATGCTAAAGCTTCTGCACACCAGAAGCCTGTAGGCATGCGACTGGCGGCTTTACATATCTGATAGTCGCCTTTTATCATCTCGGTTGTGTTTGACATGACTGACACCCGTGTCAACTGATAGTGCTTGTCAGTCAACTCAATCTACCAGCGAACAGACCGAGAGAAGGGGAGTGTATGGGTTGCATTGGGTCACCGTCGCTTTATGCtaaattaataacatttcttataaatgttttcacagaTTTGTTCTTTTAGCGATAGTTTTCCTCTTCGCAACTTACCACGGGTGTGTGTAACGATAGTCATTAGTGCATGAAGGTTTCCGTTCATTGGCACGACTATACTCCCGCAGTATAACCTTACCAGTCAGACCAGCTCTGACCATGTTCTTAGAAGTTCAACACGCAAAAGACACCACTTGCCCCCGAGTGGTGTCACTGGAGTTTGAATAATATTAAAAGTCAACCTGTCAATCAGCGGCACAGttgaaatgatctttttttttttctcttttcttttctttttttaaaaaaatttaatctgaCCAGTGCAGCAGAGCCAATGGACCAGGTGTCTAACCGGTCAGCAGTGGGCAATGATGACATTGCAGATGGGACATCGTCCCTGGTGGATGTCAGTGGGAGCTCTGATGAAGaggtaaaacaacaaaacactacGATGTCACAAAAAAACCTTAAGCTACTGCTGCTTCATGAACTCAAGCACTTTGATTGTATATGACATTTAGACTATTGGATCTTTCATATT encodes:
- the atp6v1ab gene encoding V-type proton ATPase catalytic subunit A, which produces MDMSKLPKVRDEERESQFGYVHGVSGPVVTATAMAGAAMYELVRVGHSELVGEIIRLEGDMATIQVYEETSGVSVGDPVLRTGKPLSVELGPGIMGSIFDGIQRPLKDINDLTQSIYIPRGVNIGALNRDLKWEFTPSKSLRVGSHITGGDIYGMVYENSLIKHKIMLPPKNRGTVTYVAPAGNYDVTDVVLELEFEGVKEKFTMVQLWPVRQVRPVTEKLPANHPLLTGQRVLDALFPCVQGGTTAIPGAFGCGKTVISQSLSKYSNSDVIIYVGCGERGNEMSEVLRDFPELTMEVDGQTESIMKRTALVANTSNMPVAAREASIYTGITLSEYFRDMGYNVSMMADSTSRWAEALREISGRLAEMPADSGYPAYLGARLASFYERAGRVKCLGNPEREGSVSIVGAVSPPGGDFSDPVTSATLGIVQVFWGLDKKLAQRKHFPSVNWLISYSKYTRALDEYYDKHFPEFVPLRTKAKEILQEEEDLAEIVQLVGKASLAETDKITLEVAKLIKDDFLQQNGYTPYDRFCPFYKTVGILSNMIAFYDMARHAVETTAQSDNKITWAMIREHMGEILYRITSMKFKDPVKDGETKIKAEYAQLLEDMQNAFRTLEE